CTAAGTTGCTTATCACCAGGGTCAGTCGATGCGAGTAGGCCTATAACATCTGGCTATCGATTTCCCCCTCTATCAATCGCATATTGATAAGAGAACTACGTTCAAATAggctacactgagtgtacaacatatttgcccccagaacagcctcaattcgtcggggcatggactctacaaagtgtcgaaagcattccacagggctgctggcccatgttgactccaatgcttcccacagttgtgtcaagttggctggatgtcctttgggttgtggaccattcttgatacacacggaaaatGTTGagcgtggtcccgtgtggctcagttggtagagcatggcgcttgcaacgccagggttgtgggttcattccccacggggggaccaggatgaatatgtatgaactttccaatttgtaagtcgctctggataagagcgtctgctaaatgacttaaatgtaaaatgtaaaaacccagcagcgttgcagttcttgacacactcaaactagtgcaccctctgaatggcagacatacattttcatttgtagtcttacccagagcgacttacaggaacaattagggttaagtgccttgttcaagggcacatcgacagattttcaacctagtcagctcggggattcggaCAAGCGACCGTTTGGttactttaacctgtctcctccccttcatctacactgattgaagtggatttaagaggcgacatcaataagggagcataactttcacctggattcacctggtcagtctatgtcatggaaagaacaggtgttcctaatgttttgtacactcagtgtaactGTTCAATGGCTGACATTGTTCGACGGCAGTGACATCCACATACAGGCACTGCACTCCCATCGTTTCTTCTTCTTTCCCACCAACAAAGCCAAAGCAAGCCGTGATGATGCTGACATTCTGAAGACACGTTCTGTTTGCGTTTCTCACCGTGATTGGTCTCGCAGGCCACAATCTCTCTGATAAGGTGTTCGGTAGCATTAACCCCTGTCTGCGCGCAGAGATAGGACCCGCGGATTCCCCCGTTCGCCTGTCCGTCGCTGCATTAGGACCACCCGGTGGCAGGTGGGTCTCAGATACCCGCGTCAAACAGTGCAGTGTTTGCCGAGGGCATTGATTTGCGCACGGTACATTCTGTTCAATCATTATCGGACTGCGGGGCAGAGAATACAGACACAAATAGAAACTAAGTCGCGAACTTTTCCGTTTTGTGTAAACAGTGAGACCAATGGCTTAGGTGCAACAGGGTCACATGGTAATGACACACCTGTCCAGGGCCTATAGCGGCGCCAGGCGCACGAGCAGCACAGGTAGAGCAGAGCACAAGGTTCCACGCTGCGTAGGCTATAGGGCGCAGGTACGTGTGCACACACACCCGTTGGATAGCCCTGGCCCTCGACAGTCATGAATCGAGAAGAGCACTACTATTCTCCCGCGCAGCTGTTCAAGGACTCCTGCGCCTACCAGAGACCACACAGCGAGGACTACAGCCACAGCCCTCCGCCCTGCCTCTACATGGCCCGGCAGGCTCAGTCCGTCTACTCCTCGCCCTCCATCGGAGGGCTAGACCAGGCGTGTCTCCCTGACATTGCTCCGTACAGTATTCCCCTGCGAGAGGACCCGGGTGTGCCGCAGCTCCACCACCCCCAGGCGCCCCAGCAGACTCTACAGCCAGGGCCAGGGGGTTACGAATACCCGGGGGGGTTGGCTCTGTGTGCCGATAGGAACAAATATCACCTGCCTTTCCCCTGGATGAAAACCACCAAGTCTCACGCGCACACCTGGAAGGGACAGTGGGCAGGTAACTCACTGCAGTCACCTTGGACATTTTCTCATAGTTATTATTACCGCAGTGCTGCAAAGAAAGGAATTAATCAATGGCCTCTCAAGGAATCTTTACGCACACATTTATAGGAATATTGCAGACCTTTCTTTTATGGTAGGCCTATCGAAATGGATTCGTTTCAACACTTAGTTTGAACACATTATTTTATACTGTACAAATATTAGACAAGTAAATCTAAACACAATATTTCAACAAAAGTATTTCCTCAATAGTTAACAATTGAACATTCAGGAGTTTTATTTTGCCAATAGCAAGGGAGTGAGTGTTATGTATAGAGAATTCATCAAAAATTACACTGAACATTAAGTATAATTCAAAATCTATTTAGCTTAACTCTCGCATTCATTATACCATATTGCTGCTTTGTGTTTAGGCTAGCTATGCCACTGCTGTGAATATAGGCCTTAGGAATGACCAAACGTTAGTCGGCATAAATGTTCATGAAGTTTGAATATACCGAGGCTTTTGTGCACGTATAAGGACTTAAATGATATCATGATGTctacaatatacagtatgtcgTGGGTGGGTGTCAGTTTACCTTGTCAATTAATCTGTAAAGGACCCGTGTTCCCCTCATATAAAGCACAATGTTTCATGCCTCTGAAGGTGTGCCTCAAGTTCCAAGTTGCGATTTACTTCAAATATGTGAACATTTCAGTTGTGGCTATTTATTTGTTAATTATTTGCTAATGGAAGGTATGATCCATATAAGTCTTCATGAAAAATGTTTCTTATTACATATGAAAGTGTCTTACAATAGCCTTAGTTATATCAATATATGTTTTAATGTAAAATATATTGAAGGGTATATAATTAACGTGGAGTGTTTAGGGATAACAGAAAATAATGAGTCAACTCTTAGTCCTAAAAGTATTTTCTGTTGCGGCCATTTTAAATCAACTCGGTTCAGCGGGTCAATGGAGCATTTATGATTATTATCATTTTTTGGCTAAAATAATTCAACAAGTTTTCAAACCACTCACACAGCATTTGCGTTGGTTTCAATTAAGCGAATGTATGTTACTATGGATTGAATTTGTTAAATAAATTGAGGGTAACAACAAGTGGAAAAGTTGATAAGTCTCAAGCAGAATCGGTTCTTCTCAATTATTGCGTAAGCCTATAGACAATTATTCTCTCAACTCAACATTCATCAAAGATGATCTAAACAATATTGTTTATAGGCCTATTATTAAGACAATTATGATAGAAATGTGTTAATTATTATAACCTCATTAGGCGATAtgtgtttttattatttattatttaagaAAATCATGTAACTTTACAAGCGATTAACTTTTCTTAACTCATTTCGATAAAAGTTTATTTCAGTGAAAATATTTTCTTCAACGGACAAACGCAACCACTGCAAGAATGAGCCAACTCTAAATCTATGAAGCAGATCAAGTATTGAATAGAATAGattttaattgtttatttttaAATCAACGACTCCCTTCACCAATATATCTTAACGAAAGTTTAACAAGTGAGCCATAATTTCAGAATTCAAAACACAAATTAATTGTAGTGTTAACAGTGGGAAAGTATAAGGGTATACCTTCATCATGTAGGTCTATACCTTCACTTGAAATAAAAGTGATTCATTGAAATAAACTTTTCACGGACTGTCTCTAAATTGTCTTGCTGATCCGGGCTGATCCTAATGAAGCCTTAAAGTTAGTGAAACCTTTTCAGGTGAAATTGCTGTTAAATATAGACTAGTACTAGAGATTACACGCATTATAAACGATATTCAACTATTGTTGGTTTTCGTTGTTGGTTTTCGTCAACTTCCTCAGTAATAAAAATGTAGCTATAGACCTATTCTTTCTTTTTAGTATTTAATAGTAATTTTCAAACCAATTTATTGATCcatttgtgagtgtttgtgataCATGTGCAGTTATGTAAAATTCAATGTGCTGTGGTGGTCCAAGTAGATTTGAGAGTGATTTGTTTCATTTCAGGGCTTTGTTCTTCACATAATATATGATGCCTCACATAGACACTTTCCGTCTATGTTCAGTATAGTACATATCTTACTAAAGCTGCATCGGCATCTGTGAGAGTTGGCCTGTGACGTACATGGTGTACTGTTTGTTTCAGTTACCATCAGTTACCCAATAGAGTTGTTTCTATAGTCTTTGGTGATCAGTGTGTGAGCTGACTGTGTTCAGCCAAtgtgctgctgtgtgtgtttcagatagGTAAACTAGAGTTCTAAATGGGGAGTCATTACCAATTTCACCTAGATTGAGGCTTTACTGGGACTTGCACTGTGGCAGGATACAATGTTTAGTTCATCTTGAGTGCCACAAGATTGGATACGCCATtctacccctcccctcccctttacctttctctctctcaccctctcctccccatcctcccccATGTCCCCCACACCTCCCTCCCCACCCTCCTCAGGCCCCTACATGGTGGAGGCGGAGGAGAACAAGCGGACAAGGACGGCCTACACGCGAGCCCAGCTCCTGGAGCTGGAGAAGGAGTTCCTGTTCAACAAGTACATCAGCAGGCCGCGGCGTGTCGAGCTGGCCCTCACCCTCAgcctcacagagagacacatcAAGATCTGGTTCCAGAACCGACGGATGAAGTGGAAAAAGGAGGAGGACAAGAAGAGAGTGAGGGGGGTCGACCCCGAGCAGGACTCGTCCATTACGTCAGGAGACTTGAACGATGAGGCAGGGGTGGGAGTCGGGGGGGCAGGACATCCCACCACGACACCCCCCTCACCCTTACACGCCCATTCCATGTCAGGTTCTAGAGACTCGGCCTAGCAGGGCTGATATGGATGGATGAAAACTGGACAGACACTCAGGAAAGGGGACGCTCTGAGGCTGCGTTAAGACAGGCAGCcgaattctgatattttttcagtAATTGGTATTTTGATCAATCAGCTCAGCTCTGAAAAAGACCTGACGTgcaaagatctgatgtgattggtcaaaagaccaattagtgcaAAAAATATCAGAATTCGGCTGCCTGTGTGATCGCAGCCTCATTCAAACAGACTCGGTTGGTATTATTCATGTACATTATCGGCGGTGACAGATTGAAGAGAGGTGAAAGGCGAGGACTGCAGGTTCATTGTCTGCGATATCATCATTCTGCGACTGAACTCTAACCTCACGTTGTCGTGCTGAGGACATGCGGGTCATGCACTGATGATGATAGTTGGCATTGGACATACGTGTACAAACCCACTGCTCTGGTCTGCAGCCTCTCGTTGCGTTGCCAGAAGAGGGCAGCACCCACTGCCTGGAGAGACAGTTGTGAGACAGACCACACAACTCTGTTGAGAGCTACGTCGGGCATCTAGCCTACTTTGATTGCTTTACTAAAATCAATGCACTTCAGATATTTTCTCTGAAAATGTTGGCAGTGTACAACCAAGTTTAATTTATGTATGTAAATATATGCAGTCTATGCACGGGACATGATTCTGTCAATATTGCCAATACTGATGCATTTTCTGATAAGTTGTTATATGACATAAATGAGTCAATCACACCAATTATATAGCCTATTTATGTACTTAATGTTATCACATCATTGATGTCTTAATGATAGGCACTGTGAATAATGTACTGTATTTTGAATTCTTTATTAAGCTATAAAGTTCAAGTTTGAAATCAGAATAAAGTAAAATGAAACATCTGCAGTTATTTAATTACTTGGTACATTGTACAATTACGCCTTTACCCACAACAATAATGCTGACATTATTATCCACTATTCAAGCACATTCAACACAGCAGGCAAACCACACGAAACCGTAAGTCATCACGTCAGTCAGTCGTGGGGCGTGTttgacattgcagccgacagtgcaggcGACTgacgactgactgatctacaaatccccttgcatcataaataacgaCTAATTATTTTTGTAGTCAATCACAATTTAccaatggtgtaaagtacttaagtaatacttttaaatatttgtacttaagttgtttttgggTTATCTGTACTGTAATTTACTATGTATATGCTTCACAACTTTTACTCTTACTAcactacattcctaatgaaaatgaTGTACTTACTGagccatacattttccctgacacccaaaagtactcgttacatttggaatgctcaacaggacaggaaaatggttcaattcacgcacttatcaaaaCAACATCCtgttcatccctactgcctctgatctggcagactcactaaacacaaatgtttaatttgtaaattatgtctgagtgttggagtgtgcccctgactatccacaaacaaaatatatatatattttttttatcgtGCCATTGGCTTGCCCAATATGAGGAATTTGAAagtatttatacttttgatacataagtatattttagcaattacatttacttttgatacttcaaTGTATTTCAAACtaaatacttttactcaattagtattttaatgagtgactttcacttttacttgagaaatgttattttaaggcatctttacttttactcaagcatgacaattggatactttttccaccactgcaattgACCTATGATACATTACAGTTTTGGTGTTCTCAAACACGGCCATAGTTTGTTGGGTATGTCCGGGACCAAGAGCACCTGTAAACGGACATGACAGATCTTCTTCACTTCATCGATGGCACCCGTTCCCGGAGTCGCTCCTCTAGCGATGGTCGTCTTGTTGTTAATCCGCGTGCATATCACGAAGGGGAACCCAAATGGTCCTTGTATTCCGTATTGAGCCGGGCCATGCGCGAGATGAAATAGTTTATACTGGCCTCCAGATCAGCAAAGGGCGCGGGACCATACCGCGGCCGGTATGATTGGAGATTTCTCCACCACAGTACCGAAAACCTTCACAAAGTCGTCGTAAGGAAGATCATTCACTGATCCGATGTCCATGTTAAACTCTGCTATCGTCTGCACACACTCACAAAGAGCAGCCCCAAATCGGACCTTTGGACAGGTCAACAGAAAAGCCCAGTGTGCAATTACTGTAGGGTTAATGAACTCATCGACAACAAGGCGCTTTGGAACCACTCATGCCTTTTTACGCACAGCTTTGTAGCCTTACTAGCCTAGAATGCAACCTGAACCTAGGCCTGTTTGTTGTATTTCAAAATGTTTGAAAGGAGATAAAGTGGTATTTGACAGCTTTTAATTTGATGCAAGCAAGGTGAATGACACTATTGACATTCAGGACACCTGAACCGCAGGAGTCGCTCTGGCGACTAATGTAGCTCTCGCGCCACCTGTCGTGCATTTTGTGCCGTTGTTTCCCCCCCCCCGCCTCCGAATATAATACACCACTATTTGTTACCGATAGACCTAAAATCCACAAAAAAACAGGGATAATTTTAAATACTTTATTTCAAATATAAGAATAATTTCGAGAACTCAAATGGACAAACATAAAGATAAAGTAAGCAACTTCACACAGAAAAAACACTGACAGAATAATCCAGCAGTCTCCTGAACCTGTCTCTAAATTAAAATGAATAACTTATCCAAAAGCAGTAAAAACACGACTAATATTGCGTTAGTTTCACACAGTAAATTCAATATAATGTGTGCAATATGTTCACAAGAGGTTGTCTCAGCCCAACACTTGTATTAAAATGTATCTAATGCTACATTCATTACTATGTTTCaatgttaaatatttatttaTCAATTTCTACAGTGTAGGAGCGAGCATTTGATACAAAAGTTTTAATTTACATATTCATTGTTAAACATATTTGGATAAAGCAAGTATTCAGTGCATTTAAAATCCACAGCAATATACAAATATAGACTGCCAGTGCCACAATATAATATGTGAGATCTTAAACAGAGTATGTTCAGTGTTGGGTagattactttctaaatgtaatctgttacagttacctCTCCAAAATTTTAATCAGTagcgtaacttttggattacctaaACAAattaacgtaatctgattacattccgttacttttagattactttccccttaagaggctaTAGAAAAATACAAACATgcatgttaccaattgaacgacatctattgcaggataaatcaatgttaaagtttacatagctggccatatatggatgttacattttactttatgtgTTGGTTGTGTAGGATTCTTCAAACCCatcactttctactacatataataatatgcttaaattatatctttacattaatatatataatttataaaatggacgcagcaactacagattgcccctttaagtctatcaaaagtgtgtgagtttgagcatgtgtccattaggtcTATGGATGtatttttttatcagcatgaattagatttaATAATAAAAACCctacttttattccataggctgggatccgcactaagcagctgttgcaagagcacatttttcactgCCTGGTTttaaaaacaatgattgataggcagcttaaacttccattattgggttcaaatacacacttagatttgtgaacagccatccacaacaaacacaatccgtaaggcgcaaatagctaaatgagagagcagcagtgtgattcacatcaatgcgctatgtagatatcaataataagtgacatccgtatcgccgtagactacaccactgctggcatacttacctccaagcgtttattcaagttggataatcttcggatgccgacagcagtcgcccCATTGGAAGACATCGTTTGGACTGTAcactacaaaagcctattcctgctctttccccgcgatccatcaaacccatttggtgtgtcatcatagtggtctctgacttgtggtcagactcgctcaggtgaaACAAACataaacttgcgccttttttcaatgctgatttgaatgtcattgagaaaacatcctttctgaatttaaaagtaatccttgaagtaatcatctagtttttcaaaactatccgattacaatatttttgctgttACGGATAGCAGTTTccgtttttttgtaatcccttagtATATTGTATGGAATAGAATAATTAGAAGGATAGGTTGGCCCCTGCACTCAGGGATATGATTACAGAGGGGTACCCTCATCAGCCTCCATGGCATCCATGTCAGAGGGTGTTGTTTTGGTTGTTGGGGCCTCGCCAGTGGAATGGGTCTTGCAGTGTTGGTTCTGTGACTGTGTCAAAAGAATCTCCTTTTCTTTGGTCAAGGCAGAGAGGTCAGAATTCACTGGTGCATTCTGGTATAAGGAGTCATTGGAGCTCTTGTCCAGGATGTTATGGTAGAGCTAAGACAGAAAAGGGGCATAGTAAGAAATGACAAGAAATCCTGATTCTAATGGAATGCTGTGTGCTAGCCAGTTGTAAAGTTTGAATCTCACCTTCTCCTCAATGTCGGCCAGTTGGTCGCCCATGAAGGCCACCAGCTTGGCAAAGTGAGGGCGGTCCCGAGGCTCCAGTGCCCAGCACTTGCACATCATCTTATAcctgtgggagagagggagggaaagggggatgaAACCTCCTTTACAGTTCATATATTTGATTGTAATTAAATGTGTATGATGTATAGATGTAGGTGCAGAGCGGTTGTGGATACTTACACAGATTCACTGGCATAGTACGGCTGCTCCATCTTAAAACCTCTCTCTATCATCACATAGAAGTTGTTGTCCACCTTTATCCCCGGGTAGGGGGTCAAACcttaaagggagagggagaggtagaggaaaagagggagggagagggagatagagggagagagaaaggggtagggagagagagtgagagagagagggagagggaggaagagagcaaATCACATATAATAAAGATGCAGGGAATACATCTTTAAtaagtgtgtacagtatgtatgcttTTTGAAGCCCCCCCCATCCCTGGCGGCCCACCTCATCCCCAAACTCGGTCAACACACAATATAAAGGACAAAAACTAAATAAAATAATgacaatacattaaaaaaaaaaaatgtttatgtaGCTACCCAGAGAGAAGACCTCCCACAGCAGGATACCATAGGCCCAGACATCGCTCTGCATGGTGTACATCCCCTGGAAGATACTCTCTGGAGCCATCCACTTCACTGGCAGACGCACCTGCGAcacaagacagacacacacactgacactgcatGTCTAGAACAGAGCTGTTGTCACTGACAACAGAGCATCTGTAGAATACAGACAAACACTCCCTTCTGTGTATAGTACTTACATTTCCTCTCACTACGTAGTTGGAGTCGTTGTGGATGTCCCGGGCCAGTCCAAAGTCTCCGATCTTTACTAGTCCACCCTGAGACACCAACACGTTCCTGGCCGCAAGGTCCCGATGGATACactggacacagaaacacacacccaGATAGAGAGAGTGTGTAGGGAGTAatgatgtagggaatagggagtattACATGTATGAGGGGACATGGTGAAGTGAATATGGTGCAGTGTGTAGTGTGCAGTGTTGTCAATCCACGTACGTGCTTAGAGGACAGGAAGTCCATGCCTTTGGCCACCTGGTAGGAAAAGCTGAGCAGGTCGTCATAGGTCagtgcctcctcctcctcctcctcttcctgcagCTTCTCATAGATCCCTGGACCTGTGGATCAGCTGGGGTCAACAGGATCTACTGGCAAACAGTGAAGAGATCCTACCGACGTATTTAACTGTGCTGCTTTATACATTAGCATGCCTATTTCTTCATGTGTCTGTGTCTACACAACACTGACCATCAGAGGTGTCCATGGGAGAGGAGTTGAGGCTGAGGAGGGCGATGCTCTCTTGCCCTCCAGTGGAGCTCCTCTTGGGCAGGTTGTGGTAAAGTCTGCTGAAGCGGTCCCTGCTGAAGGCCTCGGTCAGAGACTTGTGGTACAGCTCTCTGTTGTTCTTCAGGTAGTTCAGCAGGTCCCCATATCGGCAGTACTGGAAGATCAGGTACGTTGGCCCTGTCAAAGTCACACAGTCACAGAGTCAGATACACACATTCACAGAGTCACACACAGGCGCTTAGAGACAGTCCTAAATACACATGTACTCATTTCAGTACAATATCTAAAGACATGTTCTTGGCAATTACATCTTGTAGTTATTCCTGCGTTATTTCTGCTAGATGCTCGTTTCTGAGCCTGTCTGTGATTGGCTGTCGTACCTGAGCCAGTGCACGCCCCCAGCAGGTTGGCGATGTTGGCATGCCGTCCGATGTGAGTCAGCATCTTCAGCTCTGACATCAGAGCCTCTTTCTCCACTGTCTCATGCTTCTCTGCATGGGCAAACATCAAGACTCAACAACGACCTGAGTGACTTCACTGGTGCAGGGTATGTTAAATAGTATGAAAAACAAAGTGTGTCTTCAGCAAACACCAACACTTAGCCAGCAGTGTAAAACATCACACAGGTAAAACCCTGTACCTTTCAGCATCTTGACAGCCACCTGCAGGGAGATCCCAGGCTTGCTGATGCTGTGGGCTGTAGCTTGAAGCACCATGCCAAAGGCCCCAGAGCCCAGCTCCTTCCCTGGGGAGAAAGACCACAACAACACAGGGTTGGTGGGAATACTATTGGTGAGGCTGGAGTCTAGAGATTCCCAAGTAGATGGGTCAGGCTACGTCATTCCACTGGTACATCTCCCCCAGTCTTACCCAGCTCCAGGTTCTCTCTGGGGAACTCCCATTTCTGGTCATACTGGAAGTCTTTGAAGTTGATGTAGATGTAATCGTTGTCATTAGACCCCGTCATCTGAATCACCTGCAGCTGGCTCTGGTACTGGGGTTTCTACACACAACATATCAGGAGGGTGTGAGAATGTTTGAGTGTGGGGAgcaagtctgtctgtgtgtgtctgtgtctgtgtgtgtgtacctttttCCTGAGGAAGTAGAGCAGTGCGACGCTGACCGGCATCAAAGCCAGGAACAGAACCAGACTGGACACCTTCAGGAGTTGAGAGGAGTTGGATGCTGATGgaacacacacatcaacagaTATAACCAATGTCTGACAACAGCCATGACAACACTGTGACCAATTCTGTTCCACACTGGAGCTATGATGACAACCATTATAAAAATACTTAAAGCTGTAGATGATTTTCTGATGACTTATTTTTCCTGACTGACCACTTACGTTGTTTGAAGGTACGCTGCTGCGGAAAGACCATTCCTGCATTGAACAGTGGCTCGCTGCAGTGTGACTGTGAGTGGACAGAGTTTGCGATGCAGCACTTGACAAAGTGGTTCCCCACCTCGACCCTGTCCAGAGAGCTGAGGACCTTCTTATGGCAGAACTGGTCTGAGTCACAGAGCTCTGGGGGAGGGGCAGGGATCTCCTTCCAGGCTGCAGACTCTGACTGACAGCTAGGGGAGGGGGGGCAGGTtaacacacacaggtaaacacGTAGGgtcggtttcccagacacagattaagcctattcCTGGACTAAACAGCACGATCAATGGAGAATTTCCATTGAAAATGATCTTAGTTTGTGTCAAGATATTGAAAATCGATATcagttgcattttttttttaaccaatttcGATATCATATCGTTTTTAATGAATAACATTGCACTGGCTTTGTGCAGTTCAGACAACTTTTTGCTGATTGCCCATTGGGCAATGGGAACCCTGTTGATGGCCCATCAGCAGGCATTTAAGTAGGCCTATGCTAAATTGAGAGTCTGTAAGAGTGTTGCAGCAAAATCCTGTATTTTTCTTTTACATAAAAGTGTAAGTTAACAAAAGGAAGCGTGGCCACCCTAAAGGAACCTGGCGAAGGTCTGTGGAGAAAGAGATGAAGGACAGTGGCCTATCATGTAAAACCATCCCCCAAAAGGCAGAAGGCCAGCAGCAGTGGTGCCCTCTTGTGGAAGCCTTATGTTCCAAATAGGAATGAAGAGGACTAAGTAAGTAAGTaaatacccagctagcacatttggt
The window above is part of the Salvelinus namaycush isolate Seneca chromosome 7, SaNama_1.0, whole genome shotgun sequence genome. Proteins encoded here:
- the LOC120050976 gene encoding pancreas/duodenum homeobox protein 1-like, producing the protein MNREEHYYSPAQLFKDSCAYQRPHSEDYSHSPPPCLYMARQAQSVYSSPSIGGLDQACLPDIAPYSIPLREDPGVPQLHHPQAPQQTLQPGPGGYEYPGGLALCADRNKYHLPFPWMKTTKSHAHTWKGQWAGPYMVEAEENKRTRTAYTRAQLLELEKEFLFNKYISRPRRVELALTLSLTERHIKIWFQNRRMKWKKEEDKKRVRGVDPEQDSSITSGDLNDEAGVGVGGAGHPTTTPPSPLHAHSMSGSRDSA
- the LOC120050607 gene encoding receptor-type tyrosine-protein kinase FLT3-like, with product MCCASNPKGEECSQLYDYDLDRSRSVDDDNEAPEITLSPGQPLLLRCRERENSTTHWLTDNQEQVSVYKLSYKGIDMTYLFFESVRVNHSGIYTCQSNKNKIKSTHIRVLEKGFISIDQLNESSTISAQEMPGFCLRALVSSHPLLRCHWLGPGGVQTQCPEPTRLWKNRTLELCNPVPGEYQLHLETGVLNLTKTLSLCVASTPTLSLFQEEDYITCRTNSPLPFNLTWRFCSLSNDSCQSESAAWKEIPAPPPELCDSDQFCHKKVLSSLDRVEVGNHFVKCCIANSVHSQSHCSEPLFNAGMVFPQQRTFKQPSNSSQLLKVSSLVLFLALMPVSVALLYFLRKKKPQYQSQLQVIQMTGSNDNDYIYINFKDFQYDQKWEFPRENLELGKELGSGAFGMVLQATAHSISKPGISLQVAVKMLKEKHETVEKEALMSELKMLTHIGRHANIANLLGACTGSGTTANHRQAQKRASRPTYLIFQYCRYGDLLNYLKNNRELYHKSLTEAFSRDRFSRLYHNLPKRSSTGGQESIALLSLNSSPMDTSDGQCCEEEEALTYDDLLSFSYQVAKGMDFLSSKHCIHRDLAARNVLVSQGGLVKIGDFGLARDIHNDSNYVVRGNVRLPVKWMAPESIFQGMYTMQSDVWAYGILLWEVFSLGLTPYPGIKVDNNFYVMIERGFKMEQPYYASESVYKMMCKCWALEPRDRPHFAKLVAFMGDQLADIEEKLYHNILDKSSNDSLYQNAPVNSDLSALTKEKEILLTQSQNQHCKTHSTGEAPTTKTTPSDMDAMEADEGTPL